A genome region from Vulpes lagopus strain Blue_001 chromosome 7, ASM1834538v1, whole genome shotgun sequence includes the following:
- the PTGER1 gene encoding prostaglandin E2 receptor EP1 subtype isoform X2, with translation MSLCGPLNLSLAGEATTCAEPGAPNASAWPPSGRASASPALPIFSMTLGAVSNVLALALLAQAAGRLRRRRSAATFLLFVASLLATDLAGHVIPGALVLRLYAAGRSPAGGACHFLGGCMVFFGLCPLLLGCGMAVERCVGVTRPLLHAARVSAARARLALAVLAALALAVALLPLARVGRYELQYPGTWCFIGLGPAGGWRQALLAGLFAGLGLAALLAALVCNTLSGLALLRARWRRRRSRRRPQACGPDGRRHWGARAPRSASASSSSSVASAPGGSPGRGSARRARAHDVEMVGQLVGIMVVSCICWSPLLVRGAHAPRARLLPSPAVLGC, from the coding sequence ATGAGTCTCTGCGGGCCCCTCAACCTGAGCCTGGCCGGGGAGGCGACCACGTGCGCGGAGCCCGGGGCTCCCAACGCGTCGGCCTGGCCGCCGTCCGGCCGGGCGAGCGCGTCGCCGGCGCTGCCCATCTTCTCCATGACCCTGGGCGCCGTGTCCAACGTGCTGGCGCTGGCGCTGCTGGCGCAGGCCGCGGGCCGCCTGCGCCGCCGCCGCTCGGCCGCCACCTTCCTGCTGTTCGTCGCCAGCCTCCTGGCCACGGACCTGGCGGGCCACGTCATCCCGGGGGCGCTGGTGCTGCGCCTGTACGCGGCGGGCCGCTCTCCGGCCGGCGGCGCCTGCCACTTCCTGGGCGGCTGCATGGTCTTCTTCGGCCTGTGCCCGCTGCTGCTCGGCTGCGGCATGGCCGTGGAGCGCTGCGTGGGCGTCACGCGGCCGCTGCTGCACGCGGCGCGCGTCTCGGCGGCCCGCGCGCGCCTGGCGCTGGCCGTGCTGGCCGCGCTGGCCTTGGCCGTGGCGCTGCTGCCGCTGGCGCGCGTGGGCCGCTACGAGCTGCAGTACCCGGGCACGTGGTGCTTCATCGGCCTGGGCCCGGCGGGCGGCTGGCGCCAGGCGCTGCTCGCCGGCCTCTTCGCCGGCCTCGGCCTGGCCGCGCTGCTCGCCGCGCTCGTGTGCAACACGCTCAGCGGCCTGGCCCTGCTGCGCGCGCGCTGGCGCCGCCGCCGCTCTCGACGGCGTCCTCAGGCCTGCGGCCCCGACGGCCGCCGCCACTGGGGGGCGCGCGCGCCCCGCTCGGCCTCcgcctcgtcctcctcgtccgtCGCTTCGGCCCCCGGCGGTTCCCCGGGCCGGGGCTCCGCGCGCAGAGCCCGCGCCCACGATGTGGAGATGGTGGGCCAGCTCGTGGGCATCATGGTGGTGTCGTGCATCTGCTGGAGCCCGCTGCTGGTGAGGGGCGCACACGCCCCTCGGGCCAGGCTCCTCCCGTCCCCCGCcgtcctggg